A genomic region of Enterococcus sp. 12C11_DIV0727 contains the following coding sequences:
- a CDS encoding sensor histidine kinase, whose amino-acid sequence MIGKFRLYPKEDGFVSFIWLIFILIPIIAMFPYDNVDKQLALATLGIFVVTYRNCLFNGKWFPFWMALMYGISLFYTMYFGYIYLFIYPAWMIGFIPMKKHVFKYYYIALLCTLTPVPFGLSQLPEYVTQDLKITIFVYGFFICAAPFAGRSIRKQAELRKQMYQSTQRMEYVIKQEERYRIARDLHDTLGQSLSIMTIKTELAGKLLDKDSERAKKEIAEVAETSRGTLQTVREIVSSMRHVLIAEEMITIEKSLRAAKIILSTEGEELTAELATDLQNTVSYCLRECVTNVIRHSRASHCRIIIEKSGVNYIFTVADDGKGMKDSIQGNGLMGLKERIESICGKLEFTQKNGMKVIFTVPVDKKEEPIND is encoded by the coding sequence ATGATTGGCAAGTTTAGGTTGTATCCAAAAGAGGATGGTTTTGTTTCGTTTATATGGTTGATTTTTATTTTGATTCCGATCATCGCAATGTTTCCCTATGATAATGTTGATAAGCAACTAGCGCTAGCTACTCTGGGGATTTTTGTGGTGACCTATCGAAACTGTTTATTTAATGGGAAGTGGTTTCCATTTTGGATGGCGTTGATGTATGGAATATCACTGTTTTATACAATGTACTTTGGTTATATCTATTTGTTTATCTATCCAGCGTGGATGATTGGTTTTATTCCAATGAAGAAGCACGTGTTTAAGTATTATTATATTGCGTTATTATGCACACTAACACCTGTGCCGTTTGGTTTAAGTCAATTGCCGGAATATGTGACACAAGATTTGAAAATCACGATTTTTGTGTATGGATTTTTTATCTGTGCGGCTCCATTTGCTGGTCGATCGATTCGTAAACAGGCGGAATTGCGGAAACAAATGTATCAGTCTACGCAGCGGATGGAATACGTGATCAAACAAGAAGAACGTTATCGGATCGCAAGAGATTTACATGACACATTAGGTCAATCGTTATCGATTATGACGATCAAAACAGAATTAGCAGGAAAACTGCTAGACAAAGATTCTGAACGAGCGAAAAAAGAAATTGCAGAAGTTGCAGAGACCTCCAGAGGAACCCTGCAAACAGTTCGGGAAATAGTTTCGAGCATGCGTCATGTTTTGATTGCCGAAGAAATGATCACGATTGAAAAAAGCTTACGGGCTGCGAAAATCATTTTATCCACAGAAGGGGAAGAGTTAACTGCCGAGCTAGCTACAGACCTCCAAAATACGGTGAGTTACTGTTTACGTGAATGTGTCACGAATGTGATTCGTCATAGTAGAGCCAGCCACTGTAGGATTATCATTGAAAAGAGTGGCGTAAATTATATCTTTACAGTTGCAGATGATGGTAAAGGAATGAAAGACTCGATTCAGGGGAATGGACTGATGGGATTAAAAGAGCGAATCGAAAGCATCTGTGGAAAACTCGAATTTACTCAAAAAAATGGGATGAAGGTGATATTCACAGTGCCTGTGGATAAAAAAGAGGAGCCGATCAATGATTAG
- a CDS encoding response regulator transcription factor, whose translation MIRLIIAEDQGVLSSALATILGLEEDLEVVGIAKNGVEALELIEKHQPDVCLTDIEMPLKTGLDIAEELRYREQKVIILTTFAREGYFERAVKANVSGYLLKDTPTDELIENIRAVMQGKKFYSPELVTGLFSQQENPLTEREQEVLLAVGEGLSSKEIAGKLFLTSGTVRNYMSEILNKLGAKNRIDAVSIAKEKGWI comes from the coding sequence ATGATTAGACTAATTATCGCTGAAGATCAAGGGGTACTGTCATCAGCTTTAGCAACGATTCTGGGATTAGAAGAGGATTTAGAAGTTGTAGGGATCGCCAAAAATGGTGTGGAAGCATTGGAACTGATTGAAAAGCATCAACCAGATGTTTGCTTGACTGATATCGAAATGCCTTTAAAAACGGGCTTAGATATAGCGGAAGAGTTACGGTATCGAGAACAAAAGGTGATCATTTTAACTACGTTTGCTAGAGAAGGCTATTTTGAACGTGCCGTGAAAGCGAACGTATCAGGTTATCTTCTAAAAGACACTCCGACAGATGAGCTGATTGAAAATATCCGCGCTGTGATGCAAGGGAAAAAATTTTATTCACCTGAACTTGTAACGGGACTGTTTTCACAGCAAGAAAACCCTTTGACTGAACGGGAACAAGAAGTATTGCTCGCAGTAGGGGAGGGCTTGTCCTCAAAGGAAATTGCGGGAAAGTTGTTTTTGACGAGCGGAACGGTACGAAATTATATGTCAGAGATTTTGAATAAATTAGGGGCAAAAAACCGAATTGACGCAGTAAGTATTGCTAAGGAAAAAGGCTGGATTTAA
- a CDS encoding carbohydrate ABC transporter permease → MRKNNYLLAFFYVGLPILPLLIFWFIPLVVSVWLSTTDWDYINPVIQSVGVENYTTILGSSEFRAAFGNTIFFTLWTVIPTLILGFFTALLIHSISKGKTLFKTLLFSPWVTPTVAISIVWSWIFEPKVGVINQILGFLHLPQPSWLQSSNFAMWAIIIVTIWKGIGWCMIFYCDALQKIPSEIEEVCEIEGVSYWKKMKRVYFPYVSPTTLFLIVTSIISSLQAYDQIQVMTQGGPSGSTRTLLYYYYQLAFEQFNMGQATALAVLLIFITALISLAQFLLSKYWVHYN, encoded by the coding sequence ATGAGGAAAAATAACTATTTACTTGCTTTCTTTTATGTTGGGCTCCCTATATTGCCTTTGCTCATTTTCTGGTTCATTCCTTTAGTTGTATCTGTCTGGTTGAGTACTACAGACTGGGACTATATAAATCCTGTCATCCAGTCTGTTGGCGTAGAAAACTATACGACAATTTTAGGTTCATCTGAGTTTAGAGCTGCTTTTGGAAATACTATCTTTTTCACATTATGGACCGTCATTCCAACTTTAATTCTTGGCTTTTTCACAGCTCTACTCATTCACTCGATTTCTAAAGGGAAAACTTTGTTTAAAACTCTTTTGTTTTCTCCTTGGGTAACCCCTACTGTTGCGATTTCAATCGTATGGTCTTGGATTTTCGAGCCTAAAGTTGGCGTAATCAACCAAATTCTGGGGTTTCTTCATTTGCCTCAACCCTCTTGGTTACAAAGTTCCAACTTTGCTATGTGGGCGATCATAATTGTTACCATTTGGAAAGGGATTGGCTGGTGCATGATTTTTTATTGCGATGCTCTTCAAAAAATTCCATCTGAAATTGAGGAAGTGTGCGAAATTGAGGGAGTTTCTTATTGGAAAAAAATGAAGAGGGTTTATTTTCCCTATGTTTCTCCCACTACCTTATTTTTAATTGTAACTTCCATTATTTCTTCACTACAAGCTTATGATCAGATTCAAGTCATGACGCAAGGGGGGCCTTCTGGAAGCACAAGAACTTTACTTTACTACTACTATCAGCTTGCATTTGAACAATTTAACATGGGACAAGCTACAGCTCTTGCTGTGCTGCTTATTTTCATCACAGCTCTTATCTCTCTTGCCCAATTTTTGCTTTCAAAATATTGGGTTCATTACAATTAA
- a CDS encoding carbohydrate ABC transporter permease has protein sequence MKGNHCRTFVGLFQYTALIVLSIGTLFPLVWMALSSLKTTDEMFAVPLQLLPKEMQWHHFVDAFKLAPFAIYLKNSIVTSFLIVIFQIGLSCMVAYGLTQIKFKGRNLIFHSLLLSYMLPSAVTYVPSYVILAKLNLLDSLTGIVISNIGSVFSIFLLRQTFLNIPKEVIEAARVEGASDWRILWRVMVPMSKSSVFTLSIITFIQMYNNYLWPSLIVKSQDKYLITVGLRQFFTMQGAFADQWPLIMAVNVITVIPLLIVFIVFQKWLIKGIGDSGVKG, from the coding sequence ATGAAGGGAAATCACTGTCGAACATTCGTTGGACTCTTTCAATATACTGCACTAATTGTTTTAAGTATCGGAACGCTTTTTCCACTAGTATGGATGGCACTTAGCTCTTTAAAAACAACAGATGAAATGTTTGCCGTTCCCTTGCAGCTTCTTCCTAAAGAAATGCAATGGCATCATTTTGTAGATGCCTTCAAACTGGCACCATTTGCTATTTATTTAAAAAATAGCATCGTGACTTCTTTTTTAATTGTCATTTTTCAAATTGGATTATCTTGTATGGTAGCCTATGGCTTAACCCAAATTAAGTTTAAAGGAAGAAATTTAATCTTTCATAGCTTGCTTCTTTCTTACATGTTGCCCTCAGCAGTTACGTATGTTCCGAGTTACGTTATATTGGCAAAATTAAATTTATTAGATTCTCTCACAGGAATTGTGATTTCAAATATCGGAAGTGTATTCAGTATTTTTTTACTAAGGCAAACCTTTCTAAATATACCTAAGGAGGTGATTGAAGCTGCCCGAGTTGAAGGCGCATCAGACTGGCGGATTTTATGGCGTGTGATGGTGCCGATGTCTAAATCAAGTGTTTTTACCTTATCCATTATTACCTTTATTCAAATGTACAACAATTATCTTTGGCCTTCACTAATCGTAAAAAGCCAAGATAAATACTTAATCACAGTTGGATTAAGACAATTTTTTACTATGCAAGGCGCATTTGCTGATCAGTGGCCCTTAATCATGGCGGTAAATGTCATTACAGTCATTCCATTATTAATCGTCTTTATTGTTTTCCAAAAATGGTTAATCAAAGGGATTGGCGATAGTGGCGTAAAAGGATAA
- a CDS encoding helix-turn-helix domain-containing protein, whose protein sequence is MNIQETLFYIRKKKELPQRKLLKYVDASVYSKIESGRKNLTFSELLEILTNLSIPLDEFSNYFDNDSVGKTMRTLLYEYKVNPKNLTTKEKIISYFNTLYFSQEMSLEELSDYIVIKTLFSNQWKEVLILSDTELAKIFTLLNEKKYYFHYDYAILSNTIYLFRDDQIDILMNRAFPVKDMEYRNAATKEFITNLICNLITTLIKKKKYSECAYYIDLAKKERENYDLPYKIMLKFLENMVSYVQNKNQTSKEELEAAINFLNSVEEYELATALKLELENILTTDEEPVIIFRNHFNKQY, encoded by the coding sequence TTGAATATACAAGAGACCCTATTTTATATACGTAAAAAGAAGGAACTACCGCAACGAAAATTATTAAAATATGTCGATGCTTCCGTATATTCAAAAATTGAATCAGGAAGAAAAAATTTAACCTTTTCTGAACTACTGGAAATTTTAACCAACTTATCAATACCGTTGGATGAATTTTCAAATTATTTTGATAATGATTCTGTTGGAAAAACAATGAGAACTCTCTTGTATGAATATAAGGTAAATCCCAAAAATCTTACGACCAAAGAAAAGATTATTTCATACTTTAACACGTTGTATTTTTCTCAAGAGATGTCGCTAGAAGAATTATCTGATTATATCGTCATTAAAACTTTATTTTCCAATCAATGGAAAGAAGTGCTAATTTTATCTGATACAGAATTAGCAAAAATATTTACTCTTTTAAATGAAAAAAAATACTATTTTCATTATGATTACGCTATTCTCTCTAATACAATTTATTTATTTAGAGATGATCAAATAGATATTCTTATGAATAGAGCGTTCCCTGTAAAAGACATGGAGTATCGAAATGCTGCCACAAAAGAATTTATCACAAATTTAATTTGTAACTTGATTACTACGCTTATCAAAAAAAAGAAGTATAGCGAGTGTGCCTATTATATTGACTTAGCAAAAAAGGAACGGGAAAATTATGATTTACCTTATAAAATCATGTTAAAATTTTTAGAGAATATGGTGTCTTACGTTCAAAATAAAAATCAAACGTCTAAAGAAGAGTTAGAAGCAGCGATTAATTTTTTAAATTCTGTTGAAGAGTATGAACTAGCTACTGCGTTAAAGTTAGAATTAGAAAATATCCTTACAACAGATGAAGAACCAGTTATTATTTTTAGAAATCATTTCAATAAGCAATATTAG
- a CDS encoding CehA/McbA family metallohydrolase: MKFSITPSTENSSPNILYKPFQLDLALSTVALEITVFTVGDIWCSYILYDGNGNIRAEYIGPSTPQPVIITENTQFSPNTIAGNFGSAPWCLEVCGIMKENTPLEKIKIEIEVTEKNNAQLKHLKESLPTENPWYSIKKGVFELTDENPQNKKEETKWYRGDFHTHTIYSDGKMSREENLIQAEKMGLDFFTATDHNIVPTSWPHSTEVLVIPGVEITSPHGHYNQIGVRNSPFQDKGFLLLQTTEKLAKSFEKKETQQHLNSINHPFLGEWKWLAGETNLHLVDAIEIWNDPTYHLNPDATEKALLAWDQALSDGHKITGIGGSDSHLRPDDRYPEAEFPSLIGDPSTYVFSEKLDIPNILSRVKAGNVWVSRFDCKIDFAVEGQIAGSRLPYQKHVTAFANVTGIDTCRIEWIINGEIMATEESSESQQSFEFVNNSYNYIRVTIRDLEGKLIGFTNPVYFGEKQPSLTYWKELAETL; this comes from the coding sequence ATGAAGTTTAGCATAACTCCTTCTACAGAAAACAGTAGCCCCAATATTTTGTACAAACCCTTTCAGCTTGACCTAGCACTAAGCACAGTCGCTTTGGAAATCACGGTCTTCACAGTTGGAGATATTTGGTGTTCTTATATTCTTTATGACGGAAACGGAAATATAAGGGCAGAATATATTGGACCGTCTACCCCACAACCTGTAATTATCACAGAAAATACCCAATTTTCTCCTAACACAATTGCAGGAAATTTCGGTTCAGCACCATGGTGTTTAGAGGTTTGCGGCATTATGAAAGAAAACACTCCCCTTGAGAAAATAAAAATTGAAATCGAAGTAACTGAAAAAAACAACGCCCAGCTTAAACATTTGAAAGAATCGTTGCCTACTGAAAATCCATGGTATTCTATTAAAAAAGGTGTATTTGAACTAACAGATGAAAACCCTCAAAACAAAAAAGAAGAAACTAAATGGTATCGAGGTGATTTTCATACCCACACTATCTACTCAGATGGAAAAATGAGCCGCGAGGAAAACCTGATCCAAGCTGAGAAAATGGGTCTAGATTTCTTTACCGCAACCGATCATAATATTGTCCCAACTTCTTGGCCTCATTCAACAGAAGTTCTCGTTATTCCTGGAGTGGAAATCACATCTCCACATGGTCACTATAACCAAATTGGTGTTAGAAACAGTCCTTTTCAAGATAAAGGTTTTCTTCTTCTCCAAACTACAGAAAAGTTAGCTAAATCTTTTGAAAAGAAAGAGACACAACAACATTTAAACTCCATCAATCATCCATTTCTAGGAGAATGGAAATGGTTGGCGGGAGAAACAAACTTACACCTGGTGGATGCCATTGAAATTTGGAATGATCCTACGTATCACTTAAATCCTGATGCAACCGAAAAAGCTTTGTTAGCTTGGGATCAAGCATTATCTGATGGGCATAAAATCACTGGTATTGGTGGATCTGATTCACATTTACGACCTGATGATCGCTATCCAGAAGCCGAATTCCCTTCACTTATTGGGGATCCTTCAACCTATGTTTTTTCAGAAAAGTTAGATATTCCGAATATTCTTTCTCGTGTAAAAGCTGGTAATGTTTGGGTTAGCCGTTTTGATTGTAAGATTGATTTTGCTGTAGAAGGTCAGATTGCCGGTAGCCGATTGCCCTATCAAAAACATGTAACGGCCTTCGCCAACGTAACAGGAATCGATACGTGTAGAATTGAATGGATTATCAATGGCGAAATAATGGCTACAGAGGAATCATCAGAGAGTCAACAGTCCTTTGAGTTTGTTAACAATTCTTATAACTACATTCGTGTTACCATTCGAGACCTTGAAGGGAAACTGATCGGCTTTACTAATCCCGTTTATTTTGGAGAGAAACAGCCCAGTCTGACCTATTGGAAGGAGTTAGCTGAGACCTTATGA
- a CDS encoding ABC transporter substrate-binding protein, whose amino-acid sequence MKKVMNVLSVMSILLGISLVLTGCGNTKNTDSKESGSEKTQIEYWYGLGSEADKKMKEIIQEFNDSQDKYEVKAVPQADYAETYQKLQAAIASKTAPGLAILGNSYLADLGSKNVLEPLDSYLKEDKEYNESDFLKVFMEQAKVNDSVLGVPAYGTTQVMYYRKDLLEKAGISPTEAFSSWENLIAASKKIKEENIAEIGFEPMWGQDNLIDISLSNGGTILDKDQKKVTISTSAWIDSWEMIRKAIHEDKVMSINSGGQGWEYWYKTIDDVTNGKSVGYLGSSGDKGNLDFSIIDSAEQPGVGSNQAKPIASALYLAIPSSIDKKEKEAAYAFIHYFTQSKVQADWSETIGYIPVKESTLDNEDYAKFLEEKPYYAVPFKQAQHASPAFIDPTGGKIVDALKIAADQVELENVPAKQALSEAQKKAQEALDQINKK is encoded by the coding sequence ATGAAAAAAGTAATGAATGTTCTATCTGTTATGAGTATATTGTTAGGCATTAGCCTTGTTCTGACAGGCTGTGGAAATACAAAAAATACCGATTCTAAAGAAAGCGGCTCAGAAAAAACACAAATTGAATATTGGTATGGGTTAGGTAGTGAAGCCGACAAAAAGATGAAAGAGATTATCCAAGAATTCAATGACTCACAAGATAAATATGAAGTTAAAGCTGTTCCACAGGCAGATTACGCTGAAACGTATCAAAAACTTCAGGCTGCTATTGCTTCTAAAACAGCACCAGGATTGGCGATTTTAGGAAATAGCTATTTAGCCGATTTAGGAAGCAAAAATGTACTTGAGCCCTTGGATTCGTATTTAAAAGAAGACAAGGAATATAATGAATCAGATTTTCTTAAAGTATTTATGGAACAAGCAAAGGTAAATGATTCTGTTTTGGGTGTTCCTGCTTATGGTACCACGCAAGTCATGTATTACCGAAAAGATTTACTTGAAAAAGCTGGTATTTCCCCAACAGAGGCCTTCTCTTCTTGGGAAAACTTGATTGCCGCAAGTAAAAAAATTAAAGAAGAAAACATTGCAGAAATTGGCTTTGAACCTATGTGGGGACAAGATAATTTAATAGATATCTCATTAAGTAATGGGGGAACGATCCTAGATAAGGATCAAAAGAAGGTAACAATAAGCACTTCCGCTTGGATCGATTCTTGGGAGATGATTCGAAAAGCTATTCATGAAGATAAAGTGATGTCTATAAATTCTGGCGGACAGGGTTGGGAATACTGGTACAAGACGATTGATGATGTGACTAACGGAAAATCGGTTGGCTATCTAGGCTCTTCAGGGGATAAAGGAAATCTAGATTTTTCAATCATTGATTCTGCAGAACAACCCGGTGTAGGAAGTAATCAAGCAAAACCGATCGCTTCTGCTCTTTATCTTGCAATTCCAAGCTCAATTGATAAAAAAGAGAAGGAAGCGGCTTATGCCTTTATTCATTATTTTACACAAAGTAAAGTTCAAGCAGACTGGTCAGAAACGATTGGTTATATCCCAGTAAAAGAATCCACATTAGACAACGAAGACTATGCAAAATTTTTAGAAGAAAAACCATATTATGCCGTTCCCTTTAAGCAAGCGCAACATGCAAGCCCTGCTTTCATTGATCCAACTGGTGGAAAAATTGTAGATGCTCTTAAAATAGCTGCAGATCAGGTAGAATTAGAGAATGTTCCTGCAAAACAAGCATTGTCAGAAGCTCAGAAAAAAGCACAAGAAGCACTAGACCAAATAAATAAAAAGTAG
- a CDS encoding ABC transporter permease: protein MNALIIQTKTDLNRSLFRSKPFIFFSLGMPVGFYLLFTKVFNMGVPEEYLAVFYKDSMIQMATYSVMISSLFSFSMTLIEDRKQGVKQFLRLSPLPERSYYLSKILTQFLINTLLLVVIFIVGHFVNGVQMDFGAWVFSALWILYGCLPIVALATIVSLVKDPNTASVLNNMILMPLAIISGLWWPIDMFPEIVQKMATGLPTYYAAQGAKQLAAGQLPDSKGILIIFIYFVGIMVLSIYLNGRKEEIKR from the coding sequence ATGAACGCTTTGATCATTCAAACTAAAACAGATTTAAACCGCTCGTTATTTAGAAGCAAACCTTTTATCTTTTTTTCTTTAGGCATGCCGGTCGGTTTCTATTTGCTATTTACAAAAGTATTTAATATGGGGGTTCCTGAAGAGTATCTGGCTGTTTTTTACAAAGACAGTATGATTCAAATGGCGACGTATAGCGTAATGATCAGCTCGCTCTTTTCTTTTTCAATGACGTTGATCGAAGATCGTAAGCAAGGTGTGAAGCAGTTTTTACGTTTATCTCCGTTGCCTGAAAGAAGCTATTATCTCAGCAAAATTCTAACCCAGTTTTTGATCAATACGTTATTATTAGTCGTAATTTTCATAGTGGGGCATTTTGTAAATGGTGTTCAAATGGACTTTGGCGCGTGGGTATTCAGTGCCTTGTGGATTTTATATGGTTGTTTACCGATTGTCGCATTAGCCACGATTGTCAGTCTTGTAAAAGATCCCAACACAGCAAGTGTATTGAACAATATGATCTTGATGCCGCTTGCGATCATAAGTGGATTGTGGTGGCCGATCGATATGTTTCCAGAGATAGTTCAAAAAATGGCGACAGGCTTACCAACTTATTATGCAGCACAAGGTGCGAAACAGCTAGCAGCAGGACAATTACCAGATAGCAAAGGAATCTTGATCATCTTCATTTATTTTGTAGGAATTATGGTATTATCAATATATCTGAATGGTCGTAAAGAAGAAATAAAACGTTAG
- a CDS encoding HAD family hydrolase produces MIKGILMDKDGTLVYFTKDWVHMVRNFILKFTDGKKAETILVEIGYRNGILLSDGLLSSASTKEIITIIASYLDYDTEKLLKSFQYYQLVCLKEEKLSLEPVPNLVETLHKLKEQSIILGIATADDYESTLYTLKTLGIDSYIDFVGTSDRFLAKPNREMLDEFCIQNQLQYEEVIHIGDTSVDMEFAQTCLAGIGVLSGNGTEQELKKYTDHIINRLDEVIDYLPTILCSVTKT; encoded by the coding sequence ATGATCAAAGGTATTTTGATGGATAAAGATGGTACACTAGTCTACTTTACAAAAGATTGGGTTCATATGGTTAGAAATTTTATTTTAAAATTCACCGATGGTAAAAAAGCAGAAACTATTTTAGTAGAAATTGGCTATCGCAATGGAATCTTGCTTAGCGATGGATTGTTATCTTCAGCTTCTACTAAAGAAATTATCACGATTATCGCAAGTTATTTAGACTATGATACTGAAAAATTACTTAAAAGTTTTCAATATTATCAATTAGTCTGTCTAAAGGAAGAAAAACTTTCTCTTGAACCTGTTCCAAATCTGGTTGAAACTTTGCATAAACTGAAAGAACAATCGATCATTTTAGGAATTGCTACAGCAGATGATTATGAAAGTACCTTATACACTTTAAAAACCTTAGGTATTGACTCCTATATTGATTTCGTAGGTACCTCAGATCGTTTTCTTGCCAAGCCAAATCGAGAAATGCTGGATGAATTTTGTATCCAAAATCAGTTGCAATACGAAGAAGTTATCCATATTGGTGATACCTCAGTAGACATGGAATTTGCACAAACTTGTTTAGCAGGAATTGGAGTATTATCTGGAAACGGGACAGAGCAAGAACTGAAAAAATACACAGACCATATCATCAATCGTTTAGATGAAGTAATAGACTATTTACCTACTATTCTTTGTTCTGTTACAAAAACTTGA